One Actinospica robiniae DSM 44927 genomic region harbors:
- a CDS encoding beta-N-acetylhexosaminidase, with product MLLPRPARSRTGTGAFTFDPSTSLTAQPPLAGLAHWLQGALRPATGLPLPITAGGGSIRLQVDPVLGAEAYRLEVEPERITVTGGDAAGAFYGCQAVRQLLPPAIYRRALVSDADWRVPAVLIEDAPRFRWRGVMLDVARHFMPTRDVLRFIDLMAVHRLNTLHLHLTDDQGWRIEIQRYPKLAEIGSWRRESQLGAAPDSPGDGRPHGGCYTRQDIREIVAYAAERHIVVVPEIDLPGHSEAAIAAYPELGTDIGRDSRVRTRWGISTHLINAEESTIDFFRDVLDEVMELFPSPYIGLGGDECPKDGWRADPRTQQLIRERGLDGEEGLQGWILGELGRHVTSRGRRVFGWDELLEGEVPGGTVIASWRGMTGARTAARRGYDVVACPDDQVYLDYRQSELAEEPIPVGVPVTVEDVYAFDPVPEELTGAEAARILGGQANIWTEHMDSPRTVDYFAYPRLCALAEALWSEGGRDFAEFSRRLAQHLPRLDALGVEYRRAQGPRPWQRRPGIAGQPATRAEWAEFIDSLVAGIKS from the coding sequence ATGCTGCTTCCCCGTCCCGCCCGATCCCGGACGGGCACCGGCGCATTCACCTTCGACCCGTCCACCTCGCTCACCGCGCAGCCGCCGCTCGCCGGCCTCGCGCACTGGCTCCAGGGCGCGCTGCGGCCCGCGACGGGGCTGCCGCTGCCGATCACGGCCGGCGGCGGTTCGATCCGGCTGCAGGTGGACCCCGTGCTCGGCGCGGAGGCCTACCGGCTCGAGGTGGAGCCGGAGCGGATCACCGTCACCGGGGGCGACGCGGCGGGCGCGTTCTACGGCTGCCAGGCGGTGCGCCAACTCCTGCCGCCCGCGATCTACCGGCGCGCCCTGGTCAGCGACGCCGACTGGCGCGTGCCCGCCGTGCTGATCGAGGACGCGCCGCGGTTCCGCTGGCGCGGCGTGATGCTGGATGTGGCCCGGCACTTCATGCCCACCCGGGATGTGCTGCGGTTCATCGACCTGATGGCCGTGCACCGTCTCAATACCCTGCATCTGCACCTGACCGACGACCAGGGCTGGCGCATCGAGATCCAGCGCTACCCGAAGCTGGCCGAGATCGGTTCCTGGCGCAGGGAATCCCAGCTCGGCGCCGCGCCGGACTCGCCGGGCGACGGCCGTCCGCACGGCGGTTGCTACACCCGGCAGGACATCCGCGAAATCGTTGCGTACGCGGCCGAACGCCACATCGTCGTGGTACCCGAGATCGACCTGCCCGGCCACAGCGAGGCTGCCATCGCCGCGTATCCGGAGCTCGGCACCGACATCGGACGCGACTCGCGCGTGCGCACCCGCTGGGGGATCAGCACGCATCTGATCAACGCCGAGGAATCGACGATCGACTTCTTCCGGGATGTGCTCGACGAAGTCATGGAGCTGTTTCCGTCCCCTTATATAGGCCTGGGCGGCGACGAGTGCCCCAAGGACGGCTGGCGCGCGGATCCGCGTACGCAGCAGCTCATCCGGGAGCGCGGCCTCGACGGCGAAGAGGGCCTGCAGGGCTGGATCCTCGGCGAACTCGGACGTCACGTGACGAGTCGTGGCCGCCGCGTCTTCGGCTGGGACGAACTGCTCGAAGGCGAAGTGCCCGGCGGGACCGTCATCGCGTCGTGGCGCGGGATGACCGGGGCCCGCACGGCCGCGCGGCGCGGCTATGACGTGGTCGCCTGCCCGGACGACCAGGTCTACCTCGACTACCGGCAGTCCGAGCTCGCCGAGGAGCCGATACCGGTGGGTGTCCCAGTCACCGTCGAGGACGTTTATGCCTTCGACCCGGTGCCGGAGGAGCTGACCGGCGCCGAGGCCGCGCGAATCCTGGGCGGTCAGGCCAACATCTGGACCGAGCACATGGACTCGCCGCGCACCGTCGACTACTTCGCCTACCCGCGGCTGTGCGCGCTGGCCGAGGCGCTGTGGAGCGAGGGCGGACGCGACTTCGCAGAGTTCTCCCGGCGGCTCGCGCAGCACCTGCCCCGGCTCGACGCGCTCGGCGTCGAGTACCGGCGGGCTCAGGGACCGCGGCCCTGGCAGCGGCGACCCGGCATCGCGGGCCAGCCCGCGACCCGGGCCGAGTGGGCCGAGTTCATCGACTCGCTCGTAGCCGGCATCAAGAGCTGA
- a CDS encoding carbohydrate ABC transporter permease, translating into MSTAQPLRRARRGGPGGSGRSRGGNLARVAAILFCLVWAFPIYWMLNTAFKPRSQVMTSTPLFLPRSPTLGNFRVAVTQTSFGDDLRNSVIVVGVTVLAAVLLSVFAAAALTRFRFRGRRAVMVGVLVVQMLPPAALLIPTFLVFDRLGLIGSYLGLILAYVALVLPFTIWVMRGFFLAVPVEMEEAGRIDGASTWQVLTRILFPLVAPGVIASSVFAFITAWNDYLIAYTFMKEQNQYTLPVWLATFSTPNTGTDFGGQMAGSVVFSLPVVVFFLLVQRKLVSGVSAGAVKG; encoded by the coding sequence GTGAGCACCGCACAACCCCTGCGCCGCGCGCGCCGCGGCGGCCCCGGCGGATCCGGCCGCTCGCGCGGGGGCAACCTCGCCCGCGTCGCCGCGATCCTGTTCTGCCTGGTGTGGGCGTTTCCGATCTACTGGATGCTCAACACGGCGTTCAAGCCGAGGTCGCAGGTGATGACCTCGACGCCGCTGTTCCTGCCGCGCAGCCCGACCCTCGGCAACTTCCGGGTCGCGGTGACGCAGACCTCGTTCGGCGACGACCTTCGCAACAGCGTGATCGTCGTCGGGGTGACCGTGCTGGCGGCGGTGTTGCTTTCCGTCTTCGCCGCGGCGGCGCTCACCCGCTTCCGCTTCCGCGGGCGGCGCGCCGTGATGGTCGGCGTCCTCGTCGTCCAGATGCTGCCGCCGGCCGCCCTGCTGATCCCCACCTTCCTGGTGTTCGACCGGCTCGGCCTGATCGGCAGCTACCTCGGGCTGATCCTCGCCTACGTCGCCCTGGTGCTGCCGTTCACCATCTGGGTGATGCGCGGGTTCTTCCTGGCCGTCCCGGTCGAGATGGAGGAGGCCGGGCGCATCGACGGCGCGTCGACCTGGCAGGTGCTCACCCGCATCCTGTTCCCGCTGGTCGCGCCGGGCGTGATCGCTTCGAGCGTGTTCGCGTTCATCACCGCCTGGAACGACTACCTGATCGCCTACACCTTCATGAAGGAGCAGAACCAGTACACCCTCCCGGTCTGGCTGGCCACCTTCAGCACCCCGAACACCGGCACCGACTTCGGTGGCCAGATGGCCGGCTCGGTCGTCTTCTCGCTGCCGGTGGTGGTCTTCTTCCTCCTCGTCCAACGCAAGCTCGTCTCCGGCGTCTCCGCCGGGGCCGTGAAGGGATGA
- a CDS encoding carbohydrate ABC transporter permease, with product MTDTLAKPVSTDSPGSVLPAAPSRRRRGREARTAWWLLSPAGLVMLVFTVAPIGYLLFTSFTDYDQRSLFTGFYRMAGARQYSDLLADPGFWHALIRSVLFTAAMVAGSMLVGIGVAQLLTRLGRVLRTTTTVVLVLAWAMPTVASSLVWSWLFQPGYGVVNWLLTQTHLFGDLTQTDWANDPTLAYLEIWLLIVWQAVPFIALTLYAALSQMPTEPLEAARIDGAGELRAWWSITLPYLRPSLKLITLMSVIWDFNVFNQIWLVSGGGPNGATTTLGVYAFQTAFVTFRVGQGAALAVVTTVILLGLTATYIRSLLRSGEDL from the coding sequence ATGACGGACACGCTGGCGAAGCCGGTGAGCACGGACTCCCCCGGGTCCGTGCTCCCGGCGGCCCCCTCCCGACGCCGCCGCGGGCGCGAGGCCCGCACCGCCTGGTGGCTGCTGAGCCCGGCCGGCCTGGTGATGCTGGTCTTCACCGTCGCGCCCATCGGCTACCTCCTGTTCACCTCGTTCACCGACTACGACCAGCGTTCGCTGTTCACCGGCTTCTACCGGATGGCCGGCGCACGCCAGTACAGCGATCTGCTCGCCGACCCCGGCTTCTGGCACGCCCTGATCCGCAGCGTGCTGTTCACGGCCGCCATGGTGGCCGGCAGCATGCTCGTCGGCATCGGCGTGGCCCAGCTGCTCACCCGGCTCGGCCGGGTGCTGCGCACCACCACGACGGTCGTGCTGGTGCTGGCCTGGGCGATGCCGACGGTGGCCTCCTCGCTGGTGTGGAGCTGGCTCTTCCAGCCCGGATACGGCGTGGTGAACTGGCTGCTGACGCAGACGCACCTGTTCGGCGATCTCACCCAGACCGACTGGGCGAACGACCCGACGCTCGCCTACCTGGAGATCTGGCTGCTGATCGTCTGGCAGGCGGTGCCCTTCATCGCGCTCACCCTCTACGCCGCGCTGAGCCAGATGCCCACCGAGCCGCTCGAGGCCGCGCGCATCGACGGCGCCGGAGAGCTGCGCGCGTGGTGGTCGATCACGCTGCCCTACCTGCGGCCCAGCCTGAAGCTGATCACCCTGATGTCGGTGATCTGGGACTTCAACGTGTTCAACCAGATCTGGCTGGTCTCCGGCGGCGGGCCGAACGGCGCCACCACCACCCTGGGCGTCTATGCCTTCCAGACCGCCTTCGTCACCTTCCGGGTCGGGCAGGGCGCGGCCCTCGCCGTGGTCACCACCGTGATCCTGCTCGGGCTGACCGCCACCTACATCCGCAGCCTGCTGCGTTCCGGGGAGGACCTGTGA